One genomic window of Triticum dicoccoides isolate Atlit2015 ecotype Zavitan unplaced genomic scaffold, WEW_v2.0 scaffold171309, whole genome shotgun sequence includes the following:
- the LOC119344506 gene encoding serine/threonine-protein kinase 19-like codes for VVTQPFILQSQLYSSVNDRTQVDRDLESLKKDRVLRVFKLNTGQDDYAIMFMDDYLKQMESAVRGSTGKNQDGSEVFEWFEKYVLHSKLDVSIHHLEMCSLLSHGGDARDKHITLLMNAGLLTRQLIDPNMYWFSIPSIGPILKGLSQGRKEVLSLLNRRKYKEMLLSSLEKTRLRLSPLDVRFHLRDLIGSGHIKTVQTPTGLLARVSTD; via the exons GTTGTAACACAGCCTTTCATTTTACAGTCCCAATTGTATAGCAGCGTGAACGACAGGACACAAGTTGATAGAGATTTGGAG TCACTGAAGAAAGACAGAGTACTCCGTGTATTCAAACTCAATACTGGGCAGGATGACTATGCAATCATGTTCATGGATGATTATCTGAAACAG ATGGAATCTGCTGTCAGGGGGTCAACGGGCAAAAACCAAGATGGTAGTGAAGTGTTTGAGTGGTTTGAGAAATATGTTCTGCATTCGAAATTGGATGTTAGCATACATCACCTAGAGATG TGTTCACTGCTATCACATGGGGGTGATGCAAGAGATAAACACATCACGCTATTGATGAATGCTGGTCTCCTG ACACGTCAACTAATAGATCCAAATATGTACTGGTTTTCTATTCCAAGTATTGGTCCTATCTTGAAAGGCCTATCCCAG GGGAGGAAGGAAGTTCTTTCATTACTGAACCGTCGGAAGTACAAGGAGATGCTACTATCTTCACTGGAGAAGACGAGGTTGAGGTTATCACCTCTCGACGTGCGGTTCCACCTCCGCGATCTGATTGGGTCTGGTCACATAAAGACGGTTCAAACAC